A single Pedobacter sp. PACM 27299 DNA region contains:
- a CDS encoding acyl-CoA carboxylase subunit beta produces MNIEFNKNEDLNKQSVYELKTRLKKIYEGGGAKNAAKQKDKGKLLARERIAYLIDKETEFLEVGAFAADGMYAEQGGCPSAGVVAGIGYVSGRQCMIIANDATVKAGAWFPMTAKKNLRAQEIAMENRLPVIYLVDSAGVYLPMQDEIFPDKEHFGRMFRNNALMSADGIVQISAIMGSCVAGGAYLPIMSDEAMIVDGTGSVFLAGSYLVKSAIGEDIDNETLGGATTHCEISGVTDYKHPNDQACLDSIRNLMSMLGKPEVAGFDRIKPEMPKLNPEDIYGILPESREKPYDMLEIIHRLVDGSDFEEYKQLYGQSIICGLGRVDGWAVGIVANQRKVVKSKKGEMQFGGVIYSDSADKAARFIMNCNQKKIPLVFLQDVTGFMVGSRSEQGGIIKDGAKMVNAVANSVVPKFTIVLGNSYGAGNYAMCGKAYDPRLIYAWPSAKIAVMGGSQAAKVLLQIQEASLKAKGETITPEKEAELLKEITDRYNSQTTPYYAASRLWVDGVIDPLETRKVISMGIEAANQSPIKKAFNVGIIQT; encoded by the coding sequence ATGAATATAGAATTCAACAAAAATGAAGATTTGAATAAGCAGTCGGTTTACGAGTTGAAGACGAGGCTTAAAAAGATATATGAAGGTGGAGGAGCAAAGAATGCAGCAAAACAAAAAGATAAAGGTAAGCTTTTAGCAAGAGAGCGGATTGCTTATCTGATTGATAAAGAAACTGAATTTCTGGAGGTTGGTGCTTTTGCTGCAGATGGCATGTATGCTGAGCAGGGGGGATGCCCTTCGGCAGGCGTAGTGGCTGGAATTGGCTATGTTTCCGGTAGGCAATGTATGATCATTGCGAACGATGCAACCGTAAAGGCCGGTGCCTGGTTTCCTATGACCGCCAAAAAGAATTTAAGGGCACAGGAAATTGCCATGGAAAACCGATTGCCAGTGATTTATCTGGTGGATAGTGCAGGAGTATACCTGCCGATGCAGGACGAAATTTTTCCTGATAAAGAACATTTTGGCCGGATGTTCAGAAATAATGCACTAATGTCTGCAGATGGAATTGTGCAGATCTCTGCAATTATGGGCTCCTGCGTTGCTGGGGGTGCTTACCTGCCGATTATGAGTGATGAAGCAATGATTGTCGATGGTACAGGATCAGTATTTCTTGCGGGTTCCTACCTGGTGAAATCAGCCATTGGTGAGGATATCGACAATGAAACGCTAGGTGGTGCAACTACTCATTGTGAGATTTCTGGTGTAACTGATTACAAACATCCCAATGACCAGGCTTGCCTGGACAGCATTCGTAACCTTATGAGTATGCTGGGTAAACCAGAAGTTGCTGGATTTGATCGCATTAAGCCGGAAATGCCGAAGTTGAATCCGGAAGATATTTATGGAATCCTGCCGGAAAGCAGAGAGAAACCTTATGATATGCTGGAAATTATTCATCGCTTAGTAGATGGTTCCGATTTTGAAGAATATAAACAACTGTATGGCCAAAGCATCATCTGTGGATTAGGCAGGGTAGATGGCTGGGCAGTAGGAATTGTGGCCAATCAGCGTAAAGTAGTGAAGTCTAAAAAAGGAGAGATGCAGTTTGGTGGCGTGATTTATTCGGATAGTGCCGATAAAGCAGCCAGGTTCATTATGAACTGCAACCAGAAGAAAATTCCCTTGGTATTTTTACAGGATGTAACTGGATTTATGGTAGGCAGCAGATCTGAGCAAGGAGGAATTATTAAAGATGGTGCCAAAATGGTAAATGCTGTGGCCAATTCTGTAGTCCCTAAATTCACGATTGTATTGGGCAATTCTTATGGTGCAGGTAACTATGCGATGTGTGGTAAAGCCTATGATCCCCGATTGATCTATGCCTGGCCGAGTGCTAAAATAGCGGTAATGGGTGGCTCACAAGCAGCAAAAGTATTGTTACAGATCCAGGAAGCCTCTTTAAAAGCAAAAGGGGAAACCATCACTCCAGAGAAAGAAGCCGAACTTTTAAAAGAAATTACCGATCGGTATAATAGTCAGACAACACCATATTATGCTGCCTCCAGGCTTTGGGTAGATGGCGTAATCGACCCTCTGGAAACGCGGAAGGTGATTTCTATGGGCATAGAGGCCGCAAATCAATCTCCAATTAAAAAAGCTTTTAATGTAGGGATCATTCAAACCTAA
- the guaB gene encoding IMP dehydrogenase, with the protein MQLDPNKFISEGLTYDDVLLVPAYSEVLPRDVDTGSFLTKKIRLNVPVVSAAMDTVTEAGLAIAIAQAGGIGMLHKNMSIERQAEEVRKVKRSESGMIQDPVTLNADAKVADAFQIMKEFKIGGIPVIDADNKLVGIITNRDLRFQKDMQRKVSEVMTRENLITAPEGTTLLQAEEILQDYKIEKLPVINAEGHLAGLITFKDIQKYKNYPKACKDERGRLRVGAAVGVAADNIDRVAALVAAGVDVVTVDTAHGHSKGVIDMVKAIKARFPDLQVIAGNIATADAARALAEAGADAVKVGIGPGSICTTRIIAGVGVPQLYAVFECAQALIGTGIPVIADGGIKQTGDIVKAIAAGASCIMAGSLFAGVEESPGETIIYEGRKFKSYRGMGSVEAMQQGSKDRYFQDEEDVVTKLVPEGIVGRVPYKGTLAEVIYQYVGGLRAGMHYCGAATIDDLQKAKFVRITAAGMRESHPHDISITKESPNYSSRS; encoded by the coding sequence ATGCAACTCGATCCCAATAAATTTATATCTGAAGGTTTAACATACGACGATGTATTGTTAGTTCCTGCATATTCTGAAGTTCTGCCACGTGACGTGGATACCGGAAGTTTTTTAACTAAAAAAATACGTTTAAATGTGCCTGTAGTTTCTGCAGCAATGGATACCGTAACTGAAGCTGGTCTGGCAATTGCCATCGCACAGGCAGGTGGTATCGGAATGCTCCATAAAAACATGAGCATCGAACGTCAGGCTGAAGAAGTTAGAAAAGTAAAACGCTCAGAAAGTGGAATGATCCAGGATCCGGTTACTCTAAATGCTGATGCAAAAGTAGCAGACGCATTCCAGATCATGAAGGAATTCAAAATAGGTGGAATTCCTGTGATTGATGCCGACAATAAATTGGTAGGTATCATCACCAACAGAGATCTTCGTTTCCAAAAAGATATGCAACGTAAAGTATCAGAAGTGATGACCAGAGAAAATCTGATCACTGCACCAGAAGGTACTACGCTATTACAAGCAGAAGAAATCTTACAAGATTATAAAATTGAAAAGTTACCTGTAATTAATGCAGAAGGACACCTTGCAGGTTTAATCACTTTCAAAGACATCCAGAAATATAAAAACTACCCTAAAGCCTGTAAAGATGAGCGTGGAAGATTACGCGTTGGTGCAGCTGTAGGTGTGGCAGCAGACAATATCGACCGTGTAGCGGCATTAGTAGCTGCAGGAGTAGATGTAGTGACCGTTGATACGGCGCATGGTCACTCTAAAGGGGTAATCGATATGGTGAAAGCCATTAAAGCACGCTTTCCTGATTTACAGGTGATTGCTGGAAATATCGCTACTGCAGACGCAGCAAGAGCATTGGCTGAGGCTGGTGCTGATGCCGTTAAAGTAGGTATCGGTCCTGGTTCTATTTGTACCACAAGAATCATCGCTGGTGTTGGTGTACCTCAATTGTATGCGGTTTTTGAATGTGCACAAGCATTAATCGGTACAGGAATTCCTGTAATCGCTGATGGTGGTATCAAACAAACCGGTGATATTGTAAAAGCAATCGCAGCAGGAGCAAGCTGTATTATGGCAGGTTCATTGTTCGCAGGAGTAGAAGAATCTCCAGGTGAAACAATCATCTATGAAGGACGTAAATTTAAATCTTACCGCGGTATGGGCTCTGTAGAGGCTATGCAACAAGGATCGAAAGACCGTTATTTCCAGGATGAAGAAGATGTAGTGACCAAATTAGTTCCGGAAGGAATCGTTGGACGCGTTCCTTATAAAGGTACTTTAGCAGAAGTAATCTATCAGTATGTTGGTGGATTGAGAGCCGGAATGCACTATTGTGGAGCTGCAACTATTGATGACCTTCAGAAAGCTAAATTTGTACGCATCACGGCTGCAGGTATGCGAGAAAGTCATCCACATGATATTTCTATCACTAAAGAATCACCAAATTATTCTAGTAGAAGCTAG
- a CDS encoding TIGR00341 family protein, protein MNELYSVLKKFFNYRFNLQEDSAPQAETIASIKKNVAFKGANLWTLIFAIFVACIGLNVNSTAVIIGAMLISPLMGPIVGIGLGIGTNDFDLVKKGLRNLTLATIISIIASTLYFSFTPLHEASSELLARTSPSIWDVFIATLGGLAGIVAATRKEKSNVIPGVAIATALMPPLCTAGFGIATGNLYYFMGAIYLYFINSVFICVSTFLIVRYLKFRKKTFENKEDEQKVSRYIWIVVMITIAPSIYLTYQIVGKSIFENNANRFISQQLNYTNTQVISKKLKYNRKGSEIDLLLLGAELSPLQLDSLTKKLPNYQLKGTKLLIRQGLNAKNEVDLSQIKASILEDVFKSNSESTTVNDPLQLLLPDLKPELRVLYPDLKNYSISNTVFNRLDSNQSDTLTMVVASFYKPIPIADQDRLRLWLKSRVKADSLKLIVL, encoded by the coding sequence ATGAATGAGCTATACAGCGTACTCAAAAAGTTTTTCAATTATCGATTCAACTTACAGGAAGATAGTGCTCCGCAGGCAGAAACTATCGCCTCAATCAAGAAGAATGTTGCTTTTAAAGGTGCCAATTTATGGACTTTGATTTTCGCGATTTTTGTAGCGTGTATAGGACTAAACGTTAACTCTACGGCAGTCATTATTGGTGCGATGCTGATCTCCCCATTGATGGGTCCTATTGTGGGAATTGGCCTTGGAATCGGCACTAACGACTTTGATCTGGTTAAAAAGGGACTTAGAAACTTAACCCTGGCCACTATCATCAGCATTATTGCTTCCACGCTATATTTTAGTTTTACCCCACTTCATGAGGCTTCTTCAGAGCTACTAGCCAGAACTTCGCCATCTATATGGGATGTTTTTATTGCTACTTTAGGTGGATTAGCAGGTATTGTAGCTGCGACCAGAAAAGAAAAAAGTAATGTAATTCCAGGTGTAGCCATCGCAACGGCCTTAATGCCTCCATTATGTACTGCCGGATTCGGAATTGCCACCGGAAATTTGTACTATTTTATGGGGGCAATTTATCTGTACTTCATCAATAGTGTCTTTATTTGCGTGTCTACCTTTCTGATCGTTCGTTACCTGAAATTCAGAAAGAAAACTTTTGAGAACAAAGAGGATGAACAAAAAGTAAGTCGTTATATCTGGATCGTGGTGATGATTACCATCGCCCCAAGTATTTACCTTACTTATCAGATCGTAGGTAAAAGTATATTTGAAAACAATGCAAACAGATTTATCAGTCAGCAGTTAAATTACACCAATACACAGGTGATTTCGAAAAAGCTGAAGTACAATAGAAAAGGAAGTGAAATTGACTTGCTACTGCTTGGTGCAGAACTTTCCCCGCTGCAATTGGATTCTTTAACCAAAAAACTCCCTAACTATCAGCTGAAAGGAACAAAGTTATTGATCAGGCAGGGCTTGAATGCTAAAAATGAAGTAGATCTTTCCCAGATAAAAGCCAGCATTCTGGAAGATGTTTTTAAAAGCAATAGCGAATCTACTACTGTTAATGATCCGTTACAGTTATTGCTGCCAGATTTAAAGCCAGAACTCCGGGTACTTTATCCAGATTTAAAAAATTACAGCATCAGCAATACTGTATTTAACAGACTGGATTCTAATCAGTCGGATACGCTCACAATGGTGGTGGCTTCTTTTTACAAGCCGATTCCAATAGCTGATCAGGATAGGCTGAGGTTGTGGTTGAAAAGCAGGGTAAAAGCAGATTCTTTAAAGCTGATTGTTTTGTAA
- a CDS encoding DinB family protein, which produces MTTDINLNRLLYLCETIPMLFAELRETELSDKPAPNKWSKKEILGHLIDSAACNHQRFVRAQFEHLPTIIYDQNNWNSVSHYQSMDSKRLLAFWIAYNLHLVELMQLMAPENLEKRCVTGGEEEHTIAWLFNDYVSHLEYHLRQILKY; this is translated from the coding sequence ATGACGACTGATATCAACCTGAATAGATTACTGTATTTATGCGAAACGATTCCAATGTTATTCGCTGAACTTAGGGAAACTGAACTTTCAGATAAGCCGGCACCAAATAAATGGAGTAAAAAAGAAATCCTTGGACATTTGATCGATAGTGCGGCCTGTAACCATCAACGTTTTGTAAGGGCACAGTTTGAGCACTTGCCAACAATCATTTACGATCAGAATAACTGGAATTCAGTTAGTCATTATCAATCAATGGACAGCAAAAGACTACTTGCCTTCTGGATCGCTTACAACCTCCACCTTGTGGAATTGATGCAGCTGATGGCTCCAGAAAATCTGGAAAAGCGGTGTGTCACCGGCGGAGAGGAAGAGCATACGATTGCCTGGTTGTTTAACGATTATGTGAGTCATCTCGAATATCACCTCCGACAAATTCTCAAATATTAG
- a CDS encoding diphthine--ammonia ligase: MDKKISLFNWSGGKDSCLALHHILAANAFEVRCLLTTVNEAFNRVSMHGVREALLIAQAESIGIPLYQVRLSEAPTMEAYEESMHIHLDALRSKGVEYSIFGDIFLEDLRTYREQKLSQIGLKAVFPLWKRDTKELISEFISLGYRTIVVCAQKGLEGFCGRVIDEHFIADLPAGIDPCGENGEFHTFVFDGPIFKSPIQFSLGEKVYKEFPKPNAEEGEVSGYWYVDLLP; encoded by the coding sequence ATGGATAAAAAGATTAGCCTGTTTAACTGGAGTGGTGGAAAAGATAGCTGCCTGGCATTACACCATATTTTAGCAGCCAATGCTTTCGAAGTTCGCTGTTTATTGACTACAGTAAATGAAGCTTTTAATCGGGTGAGCATGCACGGAGTAAGAGAAGCCCTGTTAATTGCCCAGGCGGAAAGTATAGGGATCCCCTTATACCAGGTCCGATTGTCTGAAGCACCAACCATGGAGGCCTATGAAGAAAGTATGCATATACACTTGGATGCCCTTCGTAGTAAAGGAGTAGAATATTCAATTTTCGGAGATATTTTCTTGGAGGATTTGAGAACGTACAGGGAGCAAAAATTGTCACAAATAGGATTAAAGGCTGTATTCCCTTTATGGAAACGCGATACAAAAGAACTGATCAGCGAGTTTATTTCGCTGGGATACCGGACAATTGTAGTCTGCGCCCAGAAAGGATTGGAAGGTTTCTGTGGTAGAGTGATTGATGAGCATTTTATCGCCGATCTGCCTGCCGGAATTGATCCTTGCGGCGAGAATGGGGAGTTTCATACCTTTGTTTTTGATGGCCCGATTTTTAAGAGCCCAATTCAATTCAGTCTTGGAGAAAAGGTATATAAAGAGTTTCCAAAACCAAATGCTGAAGAAGGGGAGGTCTCAGGATATTGGTACGTTGATTTGCTACCCTAG